In Anseongella ginsenosidimutans, one genomic interval encodes:
- a CDS encoding M14 family metallopeptidase: protein MKILSFLLLLVLAGCFSGCRQEERETVYRPGTDLLEQAYTTFREESLSERRFKHQNIEPLIRKRMEGSSFRVEELGKSVEQRAIYQLTYGKGPVKVMLWSQMHGDESTATMALFDLFNFLEGRNDDFDTLRSLLAENTTLFFIPMLNPDGAEAFKRRNAYGFDINRDAARTASPEARILKQARDNVIPDFGFNLHDQSIYYNVKGTPKPATISVLAPAFDEEVNMNEVRKSAMKVIVGMNELLQQYIPGGVGKYDDSFYPTAFGDNFQKWGTSTILIESGGYNDDPEKQFIRKLNFMVILKALTDIATGAYQDYGETRYFDIPDNDNQLTDLLIRHLQVQRDSAAYLTDISIKQGNSSVTRDASFIEDLGDLSVLYGYEELDAEGFQWQAGKLYEQTYASAAEINQEEALSLLRKGYSAVRVASPGGEAKELPLIILYEKAYKPSRPQIGEKGTFFISKNGRPHYAVVRGKLIKL, encoded by the coding sequence ATGAAGATCCTTTCCTTCTTGCTGCTTCTCGTGTTAGCAGGCTGCTTTTCAGGCTGCCGGCAAGAGGAACGGGAAACAGTTTACCGCCCCGGGACCGACCTGCTTGAACAAGCCTACACCACCTTCCGGGAAGAAAGCCTTTCAGAACGGCGGTTCAAACACCAGAATATTGAACCCCTGATCCGAAAAAGGATGGAAGGAAGCAGTTTTCGCGTGGAAGAACTGGGAAAGTCCGTGGAACAAAGGGCCATTTACCAGCTCACCTACGGAAAGGGGCCGGTAAAGGTCATGCTATGGTCGCAAATGCATGGGGACGAAAGTACGGCTACCATGGCCCTTTTCGATCTGTTTAACTTCCTGGAAGGCAGGAACGATGATTTTGACACCCTGCGCAGTCTGCTCGCGGAAAACACCACCCTCTTTTTTATTCCCATGCTGAACCCGGACGGCGCGGAAGCCTTTAAGCGCCGCAATGCCTACGGATTTGACATTAACCGGGACGCGGCCAGAACGGCATCTCCCGAGGCCAGGATCCTGAAACAGGCCAGGGATAACGTAATTCCTGATTTCGGCTTTAACCTGCATGACCAAAGCATTTATTATAATGTGAAGGGCACACCCAAGCCTGCGACGATTTCTGTGCTGGCGCCTGCCTTTGATGAGGAAGTAAACATGAATGAGGTTCGGAAAAGCGCCATGAAAGTGATTGTGGGGATGAACGAACTCCTGCAGCAGTACATTCCAGGGGGCGTTGGCAAGTACGATGATTCTTTTTATCCCACGGCTTTCGGAGATAATTTCCAGAAATGGGGCACCAGTACTATTTTGATTGAATCGGGTGGCTATAATGATGATCCTGAAAAGCAATTCATCCGGAAGTTGAATTTTATGGTCATCCTGAAAGCGTTAACTGACATTGCCACCGGCGCCTACCAGGATTACGGCGAAACGCGTTATTTCGACATCCCCGACAACGATAACCAACTTACTGATCTGCTTATCCGCCACCTGCAGGTGCAGCGGGATAGCGCGGCGTACCTGACGGATATCAGCATCAAACAGGGAAATTCCTCCGTTACCCGGGATGCCAGTTTCATAGAAGATCTGGGCGATCTTTCCGTACTTTACGGTTACGAAGAACTGGATGCAGAGGGCTTTCAATGGCAAGCCGGTAAGCTTTACGAGCAAACCTATGCTTCCGCTGCCGAAATAAACCAGGAAGAAGCGCTCTCCTTATTACGGAAAGGCTATTCCGCCGTGCGTGTTGCTTCGCCGGGCGGTGAAGCGAAAGAGCTTCCCCTGATCATTCTTTACGAAAAGGCCTACAAACCTTCCCGGCCGCAGATCGGCGAAAAAGGCACCTTTTTTATCAGCAAGAACGGACGTCCGCATTACGCGGTCGTCAGGGGGAAGCTGATCAAATTATAA
- a CDS encoding Gfo/Idh/MocA family protein, giving the protein MAVSAAGFMILPRHVLGGKGFLAPSDKVTVGIIGAGGKGRQNTGSLLQLNDVQVTSIADPAPYWDLKDFYYKSKAGRGPVKKMIEDHYQAQNSSYRISEYLDFREMLEKESSLDAVVCSTPDNTHAYVSLKAMRAGKHVYCEKPLTHNIWEARKVKEVAKETGLATQMGNSLHSGEGIRQTVEYLRDGAIGKVEEAHTWVPAQRWNPGLSGIPASPVQSGEDIGWDLWLGPTPFMPLHPEYVPVTWRDFWALGCGALGDFGCHDLDASVWAFNLHTPKSVQVFPAGYSDEHIAPYGETGYYYFEKNGDQPDFKQVWYSGGLQPPRPELLPKDVEMPHRGSLFIGKKGIIVTGAGGSNPQIYPEKRRERYNPPKPEIPRSNGHFRDWIDAIKGGPAASANFIYGARLTELTLLGVLSLRLGGKKIHWDGPDMKAIGLPEADKYLREPVRKGWEMI; this is encoded by the coding sequence ATGGCTGTTTCCGCTGCCGGCTTTATGATCCTGCCCCGCCACGTGCTGGGCGGCAAAGGCTTCCTGGCGCCCAGCGACAAGGTAACCGTGGGCATCATCGGAGCAGGCGGCAAAGGGAGGCAAAACACAGGCTCGCTTTTGCAACTGAACGACGTCCAGGTTACCAGTATCGCCGATCCCGCTCCCTACTGGGATCTGAAGGACTTTTATTACAAATCAAAGGCCGGCCGCGGGCCGGTAAAGAAAATGATCGAAGACCATTACCAGGCACAGAACAGTTCTTACCGGATCAGCGAATACCTTGACTTCCGGGAAATGCTCGAAAAGGAATCTTCGCTTGACGCGGTAGTCTGCTCCACTCCCGACAACACCCATGCTTATGTATCGTTAAAAGCCATGCGGGCCGGGAAACATGTGTACTGCGAAAAGCCCCTTACCCATAATATCTGGGAAGCCCGGAAAGTAAAGGAAGTCGCAAAGGAAACGGGACTGGCTACCCAGATGGGAAATTCGCTTCATAGCGGAGAAGGTATCCGCCAGACGGTGGAATACCTTCGCGACGGCGCCATCGGGAAAGTAGAAGAAGCGCATACCTGGGTACCTGCCCAGCGCTGGAACCCCGGCTTGAGCGGCATCCCTGCCAGCCCGGTCCAAAGCGGAGAAGATATCGGCTGGGACCTGTGGCTGGGCCCTACCCCTTTCATGCCCCTGCACCCGGAATACGTGCCGGTTACCTGGCGGGATTTCTGGGCGCTTGGATGCGGCGCCCTTGGCGACTTCGGCTGTCATGACCTGGACGCTTCCGTCTGGGCCTTCAACCTGCATACACCCAAAAGCGTACAGGTATTTCCGGCCGGATACAGCGATGAACACATTGCTCCTTACGGAGAAACCGGCTATTATTATTTTGAAAAAAATGGCGACCAGCCTGATTTTAAGCAGGTCTGGTATTCCGGCGGACTGCAGCCTCCCCGGCCGGAATTGCTTCCAAAGGATGTGGAAATGCCCCACCGGGGCTCGCTCTTTATCGGCAAAAAAGGAATTATCGTTACCGGCGCGGGGGGCTCTAATCCGCAGATCTATCCCGAAAAGAGGCGTGAGCGGTACAATCCGCCAAAGCCGGAAATTCCCCGTTCCAACGGCCATTTCAGGGATTGGATCGATGCAATTAAGGGAGGCCCGGCAGCAAGCGCTAACTTTATTTACGGAGCGCGCCTGACGGAACTTACCCTGCTTGGTGTACTTTCCCTTCGCCTGGGCGGAAAAAAGATCCATTGGGACGGCCCTGACATGAAAGCCATTGGCTTACCCGAAGCAGATAAGTACCTGCGGGAACCGGTCAGGAAGGGATGGGAAATGATTTAA
- a CDS encoding alpha/beta hydrolase, whose product MNYRMLFLMIAGITAYFNAAAQEREIIHLWKDVPGETGPKKPHELSDDTSRDVTRISRVSDPVLHVYRPAPGKNRGAGIIVCPGGGYSILAIDLEGHEVAAWLADLGFTAFVLEYRVPKKPLNALQDFQRAVRVVRSRAEEWGIQSGKVGAIGFSAGGDLVARGSSFHEKKLYPPQDKADSLTAKPSFSLLIYPAYLDKGENRSITPDLEIGSDYPPVFLFATADDSHGNSTLVMAGALRDAKVPAEQHLYTEGGHGYGLRPGNPAADAWPGLAAKWLSQLGL is encoded by the coding sequence ATGAACTATCGTATGCTCTTTTTGATGATCGCGGGGATCACCGCGTATTTTAACGCTGCCGCCCAGGAGAGGGAAATCATTCACTTATGGAAGGACGTTCCCGGCGAAACCGGTCCCAAAAAACCTCACGAGCTTTCGGATGATACCAGCCGGGACGTAACCAGGATCTCGCGGGTGAGCGACCCCGTACTCCATGTTTACCGGCCTGCGCCCGGAAAGAATCGCGGGGCCGGCATCATTGTCTGCCCCGGCGGAGGTTACTCCATCCTCGCTATTGATCTGGAAGGCCATGAAGTGGCCGCCTGGCTGGCCGATCTGGGCTTTACCGCTTTTGTACTGGAATACCGGGTTCCCAAAAAACCGCTGAACGCCCTGCAGGATTTCCAACGGGCGGTGCGCGTGGTCAGAAGCCGTGCGGAGGAGTGGGGAATACAGTCCGGCAAGGTAGGCGCCATCGGCTTTTCAGCAGGCGGAGACCTGGTAGCGCGGGGCAGCTCCTTTCACGAAAAAAAACTTTACCCGCCGCAGGACAAGGCCGATTCCTTAACAGCAAAACCTTCCTTTTCCCTGCTGATCTACCCGGCTTATCTTGATAAGGGAGAAAACCGCAGCATTACCCCGGACCTGGAGATCGGCAGCGATTACCCGCCGGTATTTCTTTTCGCCACAGCTGACGATTCCCATGGAAACAGCACGCTGGTTATGGCCGGAGCGCTCCGCGACGCGAAAGTGCCGGCAGAGCAGCACCTCTATACCGAAGGCGGGCACGGCTACGGCCTCCGCCCAGGAAACCCTGCCGCTGACGCCTGGCCGGGGCTGGCCGCGAAATGGCTATCGCAGCTTGGGCTTTGA
- a CDS encoding winged helix-turn-helix transcriptional regulator, which yields MRKDSSTNTLNEKRINASCGMAYSLKIVGGRWKPAILCRIAYGTMRYSELKKSIEGISERMLVNQLRELENDLVIERIVYAEVPPRVEYRLTALGETMKPMLAAMSDWGNLHRNYLSED from the coding sequence ATGCGAAAGGACAGCTCTACCAATACTTTGAATGAAAAACGGATCAATGCAAGCTGCGGCATGGCGTATTCCCTGAAGATAGTTGGAGGACGATGGAAACCGGCTATCCTGTGCCGGATCGCTTACGGGACCATGCGTTACAGCGAGCTTAAAAAATCAATTGAAGGTATTTCCGAACGAATGCTGGTTAACCAGTTACGGGAACTGGAGAACGATCTCGTTATTGAACGGATCGTATATGCAGAGGTACCCCCGCGGGTTGAATACCGGCTTACCGCGCTTGGTGAAACCATGAAGCCCATGCTTGCAGCCATGTCTGATTGGGGGAATCTGCACCGTAATTATTTAAGCGAAGACTAG
- a CDS encoding 3-oxoacyl-ACP reductase family protein — translation MKKLVQKTALVMGGSRGIGASIVKRLAAEGAAVAFTYSRSAEKAEAIASEINAAGGEALAVKADSSRPEEVTAAVSRAAEKFGRIDLLVNNAGVYNGKPFEEHSLEDYEDVMAVNVRAVYLASHASIRYMAEGGRIITIGSNMADQAGSPQATLYTMSKSALQGFTRGLARDLGAKRITVNLVQPGPVDTDMNPANTELADFLRSRMAIPEYGKGEDVAGLVAFLASNEGKFITGAALTIDGGLNA, via the coding sequence ATGAAAAAATTAGTTCAAAAGACCGCATTAGTTATGGGAGGCAGCCGGGGGATCGGCGCTTCGATTGTAAAAAGGCTTGCTGCCGAAGGTGCGGCCGTTGCATTTACGTATTCCCGGTCTGCTGAAAAAGCGGAAGCCATTGCGTCGGAGATCAATGCCGCCGGGGGGGAAGCCCTGGCCGTTAAAGCCGATAGCAGCCGTCCGGAAGAGGTGACCGCCGCTGTGAGCCGTGCCGCCGAAAAATTTGGCCGCATTGACCTGCTGGTAAACAATGCCGGAGTTTATAACGGGAAGCCCTTTGAAGAGCATTCGCTGGAGGATTACGAGGATGTAATGGCGGTTAATGTGAGGGCTGTTTACCTGGCCTCGCATGCCTCGATCAGATACATGGCCGAAGGCGGGCGCATTATTACCATCGGGAGCAATATGGCTGATCAGGCGGGTAGTCCGCAAGCTACCCTTTATACTATGAGCAAGTCAGCTTTGCAGGGATTTACCCGTGGGCTGGCCAGGGACCTGGGAGCAAAGCGGATCACCGTGAACCTGGTCCAACCGGGGCCCGTCGATACGGATATGAATCCGGCTAATACGGAATTAGCGGATTTTCTACGGAGCCGGATGGCCATTCCGGAATACGGGAAAGGGGAGGATGTTGCCGGGCTGGTGGCTTTTCTGGCAAGTAATGAAGGGAAGTTCATTACCGGCGCCGCGCTTACCATTGACGGAGGATTGAATGCCTGA